From the genome of Sporosarcina sp. 6E9, one region includes:
- a CDS encoding LytTR family DNA-binding domain-containing protein, which translates to MKVSLMIDSDYKETKVTIETPELDDSVQEILDFIKGRETEFLVGKDGEMQHIMKPDEIHYFHTEKDAVVAVTADGSFKIREKLYELEQILPPTKFIRLSKSVIANLHELSRFEASFNGTLCVYFKSGAKEYVSRTYVNAIKEALKMNRRNNA; encoded by the coding sequence TTGAAAGTATCTTTGATGATTGATAGTGACTATAAAGAAACTAAAGTAACGATTGAAACGCCTGAACTGGATGATTCAGTACAGGAGATTCTCGATTTCATAAAAGGTAGAGAAACAGAGTTCCTAGTCGGAAAAGATGGCGAGATGCAGCATATTATGAAGCCCGATGAGATCCATTACTTTCACACCGAAAAGGACGCCGTTGTCGCTGTTACAGCTGATGGATCTTTTAAAATACGAGAAAAACTGTATGAACTTGAACAAATTCTTCCACCAACTAAATTCATACGATTATCGAAATCGGTTATTGCCAATCTTCATGAATTGAGCCGATTTGAAGCGTCGTTTAACGGTACACTATGCGTGTATTTTAAGTCAGGTGCGAAAGAATATGTGTCGCGAACCTACGTCAATGCCATTAAAGAAGCACTGAAAATGAACAGGAGGAATAACGCGTGA
- a CDS encoding VanW family protein, producing MILISLQPKKRSKFRIYFGKKAYRLKRYSEWYTDGRKYAKKLSDEKLSHVIIQHRTPLLRKLKEVDMELQHNKITNLKIATKRLNGLVMQPGETFSYWRLIGNPTKRKGYVEGMVLHYGKVTMGIGGGLCQLSNLIYWITLHTPLTVTERYRHSYDVFPDSNRKQPFGSGATCAYNYLDLQIKNETNEQYQLVIYLTDHDLVGEWRATVPSTRTYKVHEKDHRFSLESWGGYVRHNAIYREVYNMSGEQIDDEFITENHAIMMYEPFLTYEGT from the coding sequence CTGATTTTGATTTCATTACAACCTAAAAAAAGAAGCAAGTTTAGAATTTATTTTGGAAAGAAGGCTTATCGATTGAAGCGTTATTCGGAGTGGTATACGGATGGTAGAAAGTATGCAAAAAAGTTGTCTGATGAAAAGCTTAGCCATGTGATTATCCAACATCGAACGCCATTACTTCGCAAGTTGAAAGAAGTCGATATGGAGTTGCAACACAATAAGATTACGAATTTGAAAATTGCAACGAAGCGATTAAATGGACTTGTCATGCAACCAGGTGAAACATTCTCTTATTGGCGTTTAATCGGAAACCCGACGAAACGTAAAGGGTATGTCGAAGGAATGGTGTTGCATTACGGGAAAGTCACAATGGGAATTGGCGGTGGCCTTTGTCAGCTATCGAATTTGATCTATTGGATAACGCTTCACACACCTCTTACAGTGACGGAAAGGTATCGTCACAGCTATGACGTGTTTCCAGATTCAAATCGAAAGCAGCCATTCGGAAGCGGCGCTACGTGCGCATACAATTATCTTGACTTGCAAATAAAGAACGAAACAAATGAGCAATACCAGCTCGTTATCTATTTAACAGACCATGATTTGGTTGGGGAATGGCGTGCGACGGTGCCGTCAACGAGGACGTATAAAGTACATGAAAAAGATCATCGATTCTCGTTGGAGTCATGGGGTGGTTACGTAAGGCACAATGCGATTTATAGAGAAGTATACAATATGAGCGGCGAGCAAATCGATGATGAGTTTATTACGGAAAACCATGCGATTATGATGTATGAGCCGTTTTTGACATATGAAGGCACATGA
- a CDS encoding DUF2339 domain-containing protein: MAEDQQEILKRLEHLEKEMKLLKEQQAQLMGKPVQVAKSERPFKPLETPSEQVKVVVTKPVKKEFDFEKALSQWLPRVFMFILLLGVLWGLKVGMDNGFITNPVRIVMGYVGTGLLYYFGMKYYGKKNKVFGLTLLGGFIALGILTTFAAHHLYGYFSFIVAFIVGVAYIAAGLWLSEKTKSETLTIFSAIAGFLLPFLLEGESATSIQFCAYILILFLSLFYVSLRQKHKISFYISFLLFHLTLVTYGVLSGEIGDEPIIVGTVLLQHMLLLVFYLKGKIERHVFTEALIYSNFVFALGWIKVLTYNQEIIVFGLFAVLYIALSVISFSKKDDLLLGVFSAVAILAISAFVLVFNMDNGITKIILLLINGAAGLWVGFRYQTKRTIATSSFIYIMAGSAVFLATGIYDLMSLENLSWIVLLLTLGFLYYTAYQFLPKNLKVDLKKIDQSLIGGQIILLVYLLKLTAVALSDFKIGFATNEHIHLLVMIVAIGSMIQFSKWARGKYLAYSAVILYLFLGLITMGVRLATYIEFEKYMFNLSVEVLYLIGLTILFITIMKDKFLIKLAKFSVKLPLLAIIMQVVYFIFLNKWFLTFVHTYKWDTEFILLAHTFLLFAFAFASVSIGRKLDWKYVKFIGAGLIVLCVLKLFIIDLGAVSILIRAILFTIVGIVGLLYSKSLFKE; this comes from the coding sequence ATGGCTGAGGATCAGCAGGAAATTCTAAAAAGGCTCGAGCATTTAGAAAAAGAAATGAAGCTGTTGAAAGAACAACAAGCACAGTTGATGGGCAAACCGGTACAAGTCGCGAAGTCTGAAAGACCTTTTAAACCATTAGAAACACCTAGTGAACAAGTAAAGGTAGTCGTTACGAAACCTGTGAAAAAGGAATTTGACTTCGAGAAGGCTTTGAGTCAATGGCTACCACGCGTGTTTATGTTCATTTTACTATTAGGCGTCCTTTGGGGGCTGAAAGTTGGCATGGACAACGGATTCATCACAAATCCTGTCAGAATCGTGATGGGATATGTTGGGACCGGTCTTCTTTATTACTTTGGAATGAAGTACTACGGGAAGAAGAATAAAGTATTCGGTCTAACCTTGCTCGGCGGTTTTATCGCGCTTGGGATTCTCACAACATTTGCAGCCCATCATCTCTACGGTTATTTTAGTTTTATCGTGGCATTTATTGTCGGTGTCGCTTATATTGCAGCCGGATTATGGTTGTCTGAGAAAACAAAGTCAGAAACACTCACCATCTTTTCAGCAATCGCAGGATTCTTACTTCCGTTTTTACTTGAAGGCGAAAGCGCGACATCTATTCAGTTTTGTGCGTACATCCTAATACTGTTCTTATCTTTGTTTTATGTTTCGCTGAGACAAAAACACAAAATTTCTTTTTACATTTCATTTCTTCTGTTCCATTTAACATTGGTGACATACGGTGTATTAAGCGGGGAAATCGGTGACGAACCAATCATTGTCGGTACTGTTTTACTTCAACATATGTTACTGCTAGTATTTTATTTGAAAGGGAAAATCGAGCGGCATGTATTTACCGAAGCGCTGATTTATTCGAATTTCGTATTCGCGCTAGGGTGGATAAAAGTACTGACGTACAATCAGGAAATAATCGTATTTGGTCTATTCGCAGTACTTTATATCGCACTTTCTGTGATTTCATTTTCCAAAAAAGACGATTTACTGTTAGGCGTATTCTCCGCTGTGGCGATACTTGCAATAAGTGCATTTGTATTGGTATTTAACATGGATAATGGCATAACAAAGATTATCTTATTGCTCATCAATGGTGCAGCCGGTTTGTGGGTGGGCTTTCGATATCAAACAAAAAGAACCATTGCAACGAGCTCGTTTATTTATATTATGGCGGGGTCCGCAGTTTTTCTCGCGACAGGGATTTATGACTTGATGTCGTTGGAGAACTTGTCTTGGATTGTATTGTTGTTGACACTTGGATTTCTCTACTATACGGCCTATCAATTTTTACCTAAAAATTTAAAAGTCGATCTAAAGAAAATCGATCAAAGTTTAATTGGCGGGCAAATAATTTTGCTTGTATATCTGCTGAAACTCACCGCCGTTGCCTTATCCGACTTTAAAATCGGTTTTGCGACAAATGAACATATCCATTTACTTGTCATGATTGTCGCAATCGGCAGCATGATCCAGTTTTCGAAATGGGCGCGAGGGAAGTACCTTGCGTATTCAGCGGTTATTCTATACCTCTTTTTAGGATTGATCACAATGGGGGTTCGGTTAGCGACATACATTGAATTTGAAAAATACATGTTCAATCTATCCGTTGAAGTACTTTATTTAATTGGACTCACCATTTTATTTATTACCATCATGAAAGATAAATTCTTGATCAAACTAGCGAAATTTAGTGTTAAACTCCCGCTTTTGGCAATCATTATGCAAGTCGTTTACTTCATCTTTTTGAATAAATGGTTCCTGACATTTGTGCATACGTATAAGTGGGATACAGAGTTTATCCTTCTGGCACACACATTCTTGTTGTTTGCATTCGCATTTGCGTCAGTCAGTATCGGAAGGAAACTCGATTGGAAATATGTTAAATTCATCGGCGCAGGGTTAATCGTATTATGCGTACTGAAGTTATTCATCATCGACTTGGGTGCTGTTTCGATATTAATACGGGCAATCTTATTTACGATTGTTGGGATTGTCGGTTTGCTTTATTCGAAGAGTTTGTTTAAAGAATAG
- a CDS encoding ABC transporter ATP-binding protein: MTIVTVSNLRKSYGTNNVLKGLDFQARAGEVIGVIGKNGAGKSTFLEILMTIRNYDKGNVIVLSKDIKSLSTNQLEHIRKQISVVLQPTQFYKTLKVGELLKLFKAYYKSAIDIEKIINDFKLGPHRKKYFDKLSGGWKQIVSLAIAFLSQPKLLILDEPTTGLDPHMRNILWSYINDYNKRTGGTVILTTHNMDEIELYCDKVMLINNGVNEVFDSTEGILGLGYKSIHEFYLTKVTI, encoded by the coding sequence ATGACAATCGTTACAGTTAGCAACCTGCGGAAATCATACGGGACAAATAATGTACTGAAAGGGCTGGATTTTCAAGCGCGCGCAGGAGAGGTTATCGGGGTGATTGGAAAAAACGGTGCGGGAAAATCTACATTTCTCGAAATTCTTATGACAATTAGAAACTACGACAAGGGGAACGTTATCGTATTAAGTAAAGACATAAAATCACTTTCGACAAATCAACTTGAACATATTCGCAAACAAATTTCCGTCGTATTGCAACCTACACAGTTTTACAAAACATTAAAAGTTGGTGAGTTACTCAAATTATTCAAAGCCTATTACAAATCAGCAATCGATATTGAAAAAATCATCAATGATTTCAAATTGGGACCGCATCGAAAAAAATATTTCGATAAGTTGTCGGGTGGTTGGAAACAAATCGTCAGTTTGGCCATCGCATTTTTATCACAACCGAAATTGCTAATTTTGGATGAACCGACAACCGGATTGGATCCACATATGCGTAATATCCTCTGGTCGTACATCAACGATTACAACAAAAGAACTGGTGGGACAGTCATTTTGACAACGCATAATATGGATGAAATCGAATTGTATTGCGATAAAGTGATGCTTATCAATAATGGGGTCAATGAAGTATTTGATTCGACGGAAGGTATTTTAGGTCTAGGTTATAAATCAATCCATGAATTTTATCTCACGAAAGTAACGATATAA
- a CDS encoding helix-turn-helix transcriptional regulator codes for MKKNLRLKAARAAKDLSQAKLADIVGVTRQTMNAIENGDYNPSLNLCIAICKALNLTLNDLFWEE; via the coding sequence ATGAAGAAAAATCTACGATTAAAGGCGGCACGCGCAGCAAAAGATTTGTCGCAAGCTAAATTAGCGGACATCGTTGGAGTTACACGCCAAACGATGAATGCGATAGAAAACGGGGATTACAATCCGTCATTAAATCTTTGTATCGCAATTTGCAAAGCGCTTAATCTAACACTAAATGATCTATTTTGGGAGGAATGA
- a CDS encoding DUF3021 domain-containing protein, which translates to MKTFLFRSIIGIFFGAFLAVIVTNSVVYFGNQDMLDGQVFMKNSLGSIFCGWFFTVSPLYFENTRLRLSQQTALHFATVVVSYFILAFGIGWIPFTLKSFLVMFAMFIFIYFIFWTAFYLYFRKQAQKLNAELNGL; encoded by the coding sequence GTGAAAACCTTTTTATTTAGAAGCATAATCGGGATTTTCTTCGGCGCATTTCTTGCGGTGATCGTGACGAATTCAGTGGTCTATTTTGGTAACCAAGATATGCTAGACGGCCAGGTGTTCATGAAGAACTCACTAGGTTCTATATTTTGCGGGTGGTTTTTCACAGTGAGTCCACTTTATTTTGAGAATACTAGATTACGACTTTCCCAACAAACTGCGCTTCACTTCGCGACCGTTGTTGTATCGTACTTCATTCTAGCGTTTGGGATTGGCTGGATTCCATTTACGTTGAAAAGTTTTTTAGTGATGTTTGCAATGTTTATCTTCATCTATTTCATTTTCTGGACTGCCTTCTATCTTTATTTCAGAAAACAAGCACAGAAATTGAATGCGGAACTTAATGGTCTTTGA
- a CDS encoding ABC transporter permease, with the protein MLATQLKYDLLMFSRELFYLIFTIIVPPATYIFLGQLYGDQTYAGNLSYAETYTPSFILLITFGVIFFAFGFDQVMNRTTGVEKRISLSPVPQNMLILSGILRSIIITSIGFLLIFIIGVLVYELSYEPVRFLSAYGFFILLNAVLLIISSAIYSLFKSMNAALVFSIIIFQIVIFTGGFTMPISMMPKFVQVIAEINPLYHMNNLFIAIWNGQQTFNNSTLISIGYITGLVIISLTFIRFSKKRRIS; encoded by the coding sequence ATGTTGGCGACCCAATTAAAATATGACTTACTGATGTTTTCAAGGGAATTATTTTACTTGATTTTCACAATTATCGTACCACCTGCAACTTATATCTTCTTGGGACAATTATATGGCGATCAAACATATGCTGGAAACCTTAGTTATGCAGAAACGTATACACCGTCATTTATCTTACTGATCACATTCGGTGTCATCTTTTTCGCATTCGGATTCGATCAAGTGATGAATCGTACAACCGGCGTCGAAAAGCGTATCAGTCTTTCTCCAGTTCCTCAAAACATGCTTATACTCTCAGGTATTTTGAGATCTATCATCATTACAAGTATCGGTTTTTTACTAATTTTCATCATCGGGGTGCTCGTTTACGAATTATCATATGAACCCGTTCGGTTTTTAAGCGCCTATGGTTTCTTCATCCTGCTGAACGCAGTGTTACTGATTATTTCTTCAGCTATCTATTCTTTATTCAAAAGTATGAACGCAGCACTTGTTTTTTCTATCATCATTTTTCAAATTGTTATCTTTACCGGGGGATTTACAATGCCGATCAGCATGATGCCAAAATTTGTTCAAGTAATTGCTGAAATTAATCCGCTCTACCACATGAATAATTTATTTATCGCGATTTGGAATGGACAGCAAACATTCAATAACAGTACGCTTATTTCCATTGGCTATATTACTGGTCTGGTCATTATTTCACTGACTTTCATCCGATTTTCAAAGAAGAGACGAATTTCTTAA
- a CDS encoding DEAD/DEAH box helicase family protein, with product MKKFPKGIQFCYEWRSYQSRVLNELDTHLKNKKLHLVAPPGSGKTVLGLEVMLRLNQATLIVAPTLAIKQQWKDRFTALFLKDEQPDWISMDIKNPKFITITTYQSLHSIYRKNDAPDVEEEQVDDGELLEEAPIILSESARIQQKIKAIGFGTLILDEAHHLRTAWWHSMMQLRNELKNSYAVSLTATPPFDVSASEWQRYIELCGTIDIEISVPELVKAKELCPHQDYVHFSAPEDEELKMILHFRDEAHKFIESFIHDERSKNLLENHPWLMDPMEYVEEILEQPAYFSSILIFLNHVGSDKYKEALPVIGVSEKDMPAFSFEWLEELLTGILFTDERLKIDKEFQQNVKRQLTRMGAIERKKVRLQSTSEMNRKLTQSVSKLNSIREIVDYEKTLLQENLRMVILTDYIRLPDLPNRKGDELPLTRIGVVPIFEEIRRKLGMKVNAAILTGSLVIIPKEAQKLVEEIAIREDCQLQWKELTHDPAFIRTELNAGNRQQVVSILTEVFTEGEIDVLVGTAALLGEGWDAPCVNSLIMASYVGSFMQSNQMRGRAIRVDRNNPEKTSSIWHLVCVNRDLDNMGYDFELLERRFRSLVGVGVEKDVIETGIARLRLDHPPFTPEKIRIMNEKTFTRSSNRDRLFMRWAHAISNGSEMTEEIVADRKSWPRPFFLQHSLRGLLWFAGFTTAGGMVDAAKLLWRFKEVSMGMGLFYGILLGILFGLPSVFKVAKLYVRHPSVESSMKEIGEALYVSLHNAKLVRTPFQKGMIHVTNEGFGAYTCWLRAGTTHDKNVFMKAMKEFIDPIENPRYLLIRQAGKVFKRTDIHAVPQELGRKKEHAQFLQTEWKKRVGEAELVYTRTFEGRKELLSARLSALSAAFIEKADRISGWR from the coding sequence ATGAAAAAATTTCCGAAAGGGATTCAGTTTTGCTATGAATGGCGGTCCTATCAAAGCAGGGTGCTAAACGAACTTGATACTCATTTAAAAAATAAAAAACTTCACCTGGTCGCGCCGCCTGGATCAGGGAAAACGGTGCTTGGACTTGAAGTCATGTTGCGGTTGAATCAAGCAACATTAATCGTAGCGCCTACATTGGCGATTAAACAACAATGGAAAGATCGATTTACGGCGCTATTCTTAAAAGACGAGCAACCGGATTGGATTTCCATGGATATTAAAAACCCGAAATTTATCACCATTACAACCTATCAATCTTTACATAGTATCTATAGGAAGAATGATGCTCCTGATGTCGAGGAAGAGCAAGTCGATGATGGTGAGCTACTAGAAGAGGCACCAATTATCTTGAGTGAAAGTGCACGGATCCAACAAAAAATAAAAGCAATCGGTTTTGGCACACTTATTTTAGACGAAGCGCATCATTTACGAACTGCTTGGTGGCATTCGATGATGCAACTTCGGAACGAACTTAAGAATAGCTATGCAGTATCCTTAACTGCAACACCGCCATTTGACGTTTCAGCGTCAGAATGGCAAAGGTATATAGAGTTATGTGGCACCATCGATATCGAAATTAGCGTGCCTGAACTCGTCAAAGCAAAAGAGTTATGCCCGCATCAAGACTATGTGCATTTTTCAGCACCCGAAGATGAGGAACTGAAAATGATCCTTCACTTTAGAGATGAAGCGCATAAGTTTATCGAATCTTTTATTCATGATGAGCGGAGTAAGAACTTGCTTGAGAACCACCCTTGGTTAATGGATCCAATGGAATATGTCGAAGAAATATTAGAACAACCCGCTTACTTTTCAAGCATATTGATTTTTTTAAACCATGTTGGTAGCGATAAATATAAGGAAGCGTTGCCTGTCATCGGGGTTTCTGAAAAAGATATGCCCGCATTCTCTTTTGAATGGTTGGAAGAGCTGTTAACGGGGATTTTATTCACAGATGAGCGTCTGAAAATTGATAAAGAATTTCAACAAAATGTTAAAAGACAGTTAACGAGAATGGGTGCGATTGAGCGGAAAAAAGTGCGTTTACAATCCACTAGCGAGATGAATCGAAAACTTACGCAAAGTGTATCGAAGCTGAATAGCATTCGGGAAATTGTAGACTATGAAAAGACGTTACTACAAGAGAATTTGCGCATGGTTATTTTGACTGATTATATTCGATTACCCGATTTACCGAATCGTAAGGGGGACGAGTTGCCACTCACCCGAATCGGGGTTGTGCCGATCTTTGAGGAAATTAGACGAAAACTTGGTATGAAAGTGAATGCAGCTATCTTAACAGGTTCCCTTGTCATCATACCGAAGGAAGCACAAAAACTTGTCGAAGAAATTGCGATACGCGAAGATTGTCAACTACAGTGGAAAGAATTGACGCACGATCCTGCTTTCATCCGTACGGAATTGAATGCTGGAAATCGTCAACAAGTCGTTTCAATCTTGACGGAGGTATTTACAGAAGGTGAAATCGATGTGCTTGTCGGAACCGCAGCACTACTCGGAGAAGGCTGGGATGCGCCGTGTGTTAATTCGCTAATCATGGCCTCTTATGTCGGTTCCTTTATGCAATCAAATCAAATGCGCGGACGAGCGATACGGGTGGATCGAAACAATCCAGAAAAAACATCCTCAATCTGGCACCTTGTGTGTGTAAATCGAGATTTAGATAATATGGGCTATGATTTCGAGTTACTGGAGCGGCGTTTTCGCTCGCTCGTTGGAGTGGGCGTTGAAAAGGATGTTATTGAAACTGGAATTGCTCGCTTAAGATTGGACCATCCACCTTTCACACCTGAAAAAATTAGGATCATGAACGAGAAAACATTTACGAGATCATCCAATCGCGATCGCTTATTTATGAGATGGGCACACGCGATTTCAAATGGAAGTGAGATGACTGAAGAAATTGTGGCGGATAGAAAATCATGGCCACGTCCATTTTTCTTACAGCACTCTTTAAGGGGCTTACTCTGGTTTGCTGGATTTACGACAGCAGGCGGAATGGTCGATGCAGCTAAACTGCTATGGAGGTTCAAAGAAGTATCGATGGGAATGGGTTTATTTTACGGAATCCTACTTGGTATCTTGTTTGGATTACCTTCAGTTTTCAAGGTCGCAAAACTCTATGTTAGGCATCCATCTGTCGAATCGAGCATGAAAGAAATTGGTGAAGCGCTATATGTGTCTTTACATAATGCAAAACTAGTTCGTACGCCTTTTCAAAAAGGAATGATTCATGTAACAAATGAGGGTTTTGGAGCTTATACATGTTGGCTCAGGGCAGGAACAACGCATGATAAAAATGTGTTTATGAAAGCGATGAAAGAATTTATAGACCCAATCGAAAACCCCAGATACTTACTGATTCGACAAGCTGGCAAAGTGTTTAAAAGAACAGATATTCATGCGGTTCCGCAAGAATTAGGGCGCAAAAAAGAGCATGCTCAGTTTTTGCAAACCGAATGGAAAAAGCGAGTCGGCGAAGCTGAACTTGTATACACGCGAACATTTGAAGGGAGAAAAGAACTCCTGTCCGCACGATTGTCTGCATTATCCGCGGCATTCATCGAAAAAGCGGATCGAATTAGCGGTTGGCGATAG
- a CDS encoding class I SAM-dependent rRNA methyltransferase codes for MTKTIDLQLNAKSIADIKKGYPLILKEAALNPEVLKAEGSIIRLVDRNWRFVAKGYYGEQNKGIGWVLSRNEDEPIDFDFFEGKIRKALERRESYFDDPITTAFRVFNGEGDGIGGLTIDYFDGFFMVSWYSAGIYSLKHHVYGVLEKIVDYKGIYEKKRFDTKGQYIEQDDFVRGEQGDFPIIVKENGMNFAIDLNDGAMTGIFLDQRDVRQSIRENYSEGKNVLNTFSYTGAFSVAALHGGAQKTTNIDLASRSEAKTIEQLSVNGFDYEQQEIRVMDVFDYFRYAKRHELKFDLVILDPPSFARSKKYTFSTARDYPALLMDAIAITEKNGVIVASTNNASFGMKRFKTFIEKAFTDAGSKYKILEESSLPRDFRTNRDFPEFNYLKVVILQKTK; via the coding sequence ATGACAAAGACAATTGATTTACAACTAAATGCAAAAAGTATTGCAGATATAAAAAAAGGCTACCCATTAATTTTAAAAGAGGCAGCCCTAAACCCGGAAGTACTAAAAGCAGAAGGAAGCATAATCCGTTTGGTAGATCGCAACTGGCGATTTGTTGCAAAGGGTTATTATGGCGAGCAAAACAAAGGAATTGGCTGGGTTCTTTCAAGAAATGAAGACGAGCCAATTGACTTTGATTTTTTTGAAGGAAAGATTAGAAAAGCGCTTGAACGTCGCGAATCTTATTTCGACGATCCGATAACAACAGCTTTTCGCGTATTTAATGGTGAGGGCGACGGAATTGGTGGATTGACCATTGATTATTTCGATGGATTTTTCATGGTAAGTTGGTATAGTGCTGGAATTTACTCACTCAAACATCATGTGTACGGTGTCCTTGAAAAAATCGTTGACTACAAAGGGATTTATGAAAAGAAACGCTTCGATACAAAAGGCCAATACATCGAACAAGATGATTTTGTACGCGGTGAACAAGGTGATTTTCCGATTATCGTAAAAGAAAACGGCATGAACTTTGCCATCGACTTGAATGATGGTGCAATGACTGGTATTTTCCTTGATCAAAGAGACGTTCGCCAATCGATTCGTGAAAATTATTCCGAAGGGAAAAATGTGCTAAACACATTTTCTTACACAGGTGCATTTTCGGTCGCAGCCCTTCATGGTGGTGCTCAAAAGACAACCAATATTGATTTGGCAAGCCGCAGTGAGGCAAAAACAATCGAACAGTTAAGCGTTAACGGATTTGACTATGAGCAACAAGAAATCCGAGTAATGGATGTGTTCGATTATTTCCGTTATGCGAAACGTCACGAATTGAAATTTGATCTTGTCATTCTGGATCCACCTAGCTTTGCACGTTCCAAAAAGTATACGTTCAGTACTGCAAGGGATTATCCAGCTTTACTAATGGATGCGATTGCGATTACGGAGAAAAATGGGGTTATCGTAGCTTCAACGAACAACGCATCATTCGGCATGAAGCGATTCAAAACGTTTATTGAAAAAGCATTTACTGATGCAGGGTCAAAGTATAAGATTCTCGAGGAATCCTCATTACCAAGAGACTTCCGTACAAATCGGGACTTCCCGGAATTCAACTATTTAAAAGTGGTTATTCTACAAAAAACGAAGTAA
- a CDS encoding carbon starvation protein A gives MITFLVSIVVLIAAYFIYGKFVERVFDPIESRKTPAYANADGVDYVPMNKHKNALIQLLNIAGTGPIFGPIMGALFGPVAFLWIVLGAIFAGATHDYLTGMISIRNRGAHIPELAGKFLGAFSRHIVNIFALLLLLLVGTVFVTTPASLLSLLINGKVALWVIIAVIFVYYFLSTILPIDKIIGRLYPYFGAVLLLGTIGVGIALLFSDYKIPELSLENMHPDNLPIFPILFFTITCGALSGFHATQSPIISRTVQKESQGRYVFYGMMIAEAVIAMIWAAAAMSLLDGQTLSEFIKTGTPSSVVNEVSMTLLGAVGGTIAVLGAIVLPITSGDTAFRAARSIIADYLKIDQAKVVKRLMIAIPLFAVSAMLTQIDFNLLWRYFSWANQATAAIALWIATMYLFIKGKNYIISLVPALFITYMVFVYILNQKIGFNLDLNVSYIIGIVLTVILAVLFFIKAKHNKRDQIETDIPIE, from the coding sequence ATGATTACTTTTCTAGTGTCGATTGTTGTGTTAATTGCGGCCTATTTTATTTATGGTAAATTTGTTGAAAGAGTTTTTGATCCAATCGAATCCAGAAAAACGCCGGCTTATGCAAATGCAGACGGTGTGGACTACGTACCAATGAACAAACATAAAAATGCATTGATTCAGCTTCTAAATATAGCTGGAACAGGTCCGATATTCGGTCCAATCATGGGTGCGCTATTTGGCCCAGTGGCATTTTTATGGATAGTTTTAGGCGCAATTTTTGCAGGGGCTACTCATGATTATTTAACAGGTATGATTTCAATTCGAAATCGTGGGGCACATATTCCTGAACTAGCAGGAAAGTTCCTGGGCGCATTTTCAAGACATATCGTAAATATTTTTGCATTATTACTGCTATTGTTAGTTGGAACTGTATTTGTTACAACGCCGGCTTCTTTATTAAGCCTCTTAATAAATGGGAAGGTTGCATTATGGGTGATTATCGCTGTGATATTTGTATACTATTTCCTATCAACGATTCTTCCGATTGATAAGATAATTGGTAGACTGTACCCGTATTTTGGAGCTGTTTTATTACTTGGTACAATAGGCGTTGGAATAGCATTACTGTTCTCGGACTATAAAATTCCCGAATTGAGTTTGGAAAATATGCATCCTGATAATTTGCCGATTTTCCCAATTCTTTTCTTTACAATCACTTGTGGTGCACTTTCAGGTTTCCATGCAACACAGTCACCGATAATTTCAAGAACCGTTCAAAAAGAATCACAAGGCCGTTATGTATTTTACGGAATGATGATTGCCGAAGCTGTAATCGCTATGATTTGGGCAGCAGCTGCAATGAGCTTACTTGATGGACAGACTTTGAGTGAATTCATCAAAACTGGGACACCTTCTTCCGTGGTAAATGAGGTTTCAATGACATTACTCGGCGCTGTGGGTGGAACGATTGCCGTATTAGGCGCGATTGTCCTTCCGATTACATCTGGAGACACAGCATTCCGTGCGGCACGTTCCATCATTGCTGATTATCTAAAAATCGATCAAGCAAAAGTTGTTAAACGATTAATGATCGCGATTCCATTATTTGCAGTTTCAGCAATGTTGACGCAAATTGACTTTAATCTATTATGGCGATACTTCTCCTGGGCGAACCAAGCCACTGCGGCGATTGCATTGTGGATCGCGACAATGTATCTATTTATTAAAGGAAAGAACTACATTATTTCGCTAGTACCAGCGCTGTTCATTACCTATATGGTATTTGTCTATATTCTAAATCAGAAGATTGGATTTAACCTAGACTTGAATGTATCTTATATTATTGGGATTGTTTTAACAGTCATTTTAGCGGTATTGTTCTTCATTAAAGCGAAGCATAATAAAAGAGACCAAATCGAAACAGATATACCTATAGAATAA